The following coding sequences are from one Sesamum indicum cultivar Zhongzhi No. 13 linkage group LG11, S_indicum_v1.0, whole genome shotgun sequence window:
- the LOC105173635 gene encoding cyclin-L1-1, with protein MIYTAIDTFYLTDEQLKNSPSRKDGIDEATETTLRIYGCDLIQESGILLKLPQAVMATGQVLFHRFYCKKSFARFNVKRVAASCVWLASKLEESPRKARQVLIVFHRMECRRENLPVEHLDTSSKKYVDLKADLIRTERHLLKEMGFICHVEHPHKFISNYLATLETPQELRQEAWNLANDSLRTTLCVRFKSEVVACGVVYAAARRFQVPLPENPPWWKAFDADKSGIDEVCRVLAHLYSLPKAQYVPVCKEGGSFATSNRSWDSPHQSIPKDGSLAGQNANEDPSTAKGSSSVLNQEAGKDELIKAALDKLKESKNSDDESKNAINGGESREEPDSKLMSDNKTETSGERIKERERDRGAETMKEGGSLTGNEDGKTLKGTEIKSRKEVIVRGTKEKILDAQRNPNIILLEIVATTALLTHQGRKIGANIIHMPELIRKLLRSF; from the exons ATGATTTATACAGCAATTGACACATTTTATCTGACGGACGAACAACTGAAGAACTCACCTTCAAGGAAAGATGGCATCGATGAAGCCACTGAAACTACACTTAGGATCTATGGCTGTGACCTCATACAAGAGAGTGGCATATTGCTTAAGTT ACCGCAAGCTGTTATGGCCACTGGTCAAGTCCTATTTCATCGTTTCTACTGCAAAAAATCATTTGCTCGATTTAATGTGAAG AGGGTTGCTGCTAGTTGCGTTTGGCTTGCTTCAAAACTTGAGGAAAGTCCTAGGAAAGCAAGGCAGGTTCTAATTGTTTTTCACAGAATGGAATGTAGGAGGGAGAACTTACCTGTAGAGCATTTGGACACATCTTCCAAG AAATATGTGGATCTGAAGGCAGATTTGATCAGAACAGAAAGGCATCTTTTGAAAGAGATGGGTTTCATCTGCCATGTTGAGCATcctcataaatttatttcaaattacttAGCTACACTGGAAACTCCACAAGAACTAAGACAAGAAGCTTGGAATCTTGCAAATGACAG TTTGCGCACGACCTTGTGTGTGAGATTTAAGAGTGAGGTTGTAGCCTGTGGTGTTGTATATGCTGCAGCTCGTAGATTTCAAGTACCACTACCTGAGAATCCTCCTTGGTGGAAAGCATTTGATGCAGACAAATCTGGAATTGATGAGGTTTGCAGAGTTCTTGCGCATTTGTACAGCCTTCCAAAGGCACAATATGTACCTGTATGCAAGGAAGGGGGTTCCTTTGCTACATCCAACAGATCATGGGATTCACCGCATCAGTCAATCCCAAAG GATGGTTCATTGGCTGGACAAAATGCAAATGAAGATCCCAGCACTGCAAAGGGTTCTTCCTCTGTGTTAAATCAGGAAGCTGGTAAGGATGAACTGATTAAAGCTGCACTTGATAAATTGAAGGAATCAAAGAACAGTGATGATGAatctaaaaatgcaattaatggTGGAGAGTCAAGAGAAGAGCCCGACTCAAAATTAATGTCGGATAATAAAACGGAGACCAGTGGAGAAAGGATCaaggagagggagagagacaGGGGAGCAGAGACCATGAAAGAGGGCGGGAGTCTGACAGGGAACGAGGACGGGAAGACACTGAAAGGGACAGAGATAAAGTCAAGGAAAGAGGTCATCGTTCGAGGGACAAAGGAAAAGATACTG GACGCACAGAGAAATCCAAACATCATTCTTCTCGAG ATCGTGGCTACCACAGCTCTTCTTACTCATCAAGGGAGAAAGATCGGCGCAAACATCATTCATATGCCTGAACTGATAAGGAAGTTACTTCGTTCTTTCTGA
- the LOC105173636 gene encoding uncharacterized protein LOC105173636, which yields MECNKDEAIRAKEIAEKKMEKNDFEGALKIALKAQNLYPELDNITQLLSICNVHCSAQIRLLGSEKDWYGILQVEKLADELTVKKQYRRLALILHPDKNRFPGAESAFKLICEANAVLSDPKKKSVYDSKIRVSVRSAPVNPPPHPASKNSQVKKQYTAQNMSNGFSSLNQHQAPRSTSSFGQEVFWTCCPYCSVRYQYLRQFVNKSLRCQTCSKVFVGYDIGAQGVSLGSKMGQPVPQSVPSKPGSSQPAGFQEKGVSNQGKNKMGVQNNKASSASNAGAQGFANRKTVQPEPGVRTGRGSQGIQVGSAAQVSGDLKTKEADSHNANPLHGRNEAGISNGDAINGEKGELKNKSRKRSRKIVVESSESYDTSSQSDDEDVTMKGNSGDTDMKPDPTHVHPRRSSRKRQNVSYKEPDEDALASSRKREQATKEDNGKEQMDALEGEDSKHDNQKSFPTDINYSKQESKVMGSVHSEESLRSKDAGSDKKGKKVETGGKSSSGADTVEIESDSDQDSFSSNKSEAGLCHCPDPEFSDFDKERDENCFDVNQFWALYDTLDGMPRFYAKVKKVCSSPFELSITWLEADPIDEAYEKWVEEELPVGCGRFRLGKTEETSIRLSFSHQVRCEKGKKRGSLIIYPRKGEVWALFRDWDISWSSNPENHKQFKYEVVEVLSDFVAGTGIKVGYLDKVAGFVSLFQGVGQCETNSFLIQPNELYKFSHRVPSVKMTGSERQGVPIGSFELDPASLPSNPDDLYYPGKAKTGCRNIDPGVNCSLPESIKEKGKTVESKGKSTPKKSVDSEGINVDMSKLRRSPRGLNVVRQTAS from the coding sequence ATGGAGTGCAACAAAGATGAGGCCATCCGGGCCAAGGAAATTGCTGAGAAGAAGATGGAAAAGAACGACTTTGAAGGTGCTCTAAAGATTGCTTTGAAAGCACAAAATCTTTACCCAGAACTGGACAATATCACCCAGCTGCTCAGCATTTGTAATGTTCACTGTTCAGCTCAAATTAGATTACTGGGATCTGAAAAGGACTGGTATGGGATCCTTCAAGTTGAAAAGTTGGCTGATGAGTTGACGGTCAAGAAACAATATCGTCGGCTAGCACTTATTCTCCATCCTGACAAGAATCGATTTCCTGGTGCAGAGAGTGCTTTTAAGTTGATTTGTGAAGCAAACGCAGTGCTTTCAGACCCCAAAAAGAAATCTGTATATGACAGTAAGATTAGAGTTTCGGTAAGATCTGCTCCAGTAAATCCTCCACCTCATCCTGCAAGCAAAAATTCTCAAGTTAAGAAGCAATACACTGCACAGAACATGTCTAATGGCTTTAGCAGTCTGAATCAACATCAGGCTCCTCGATCAACCTCCTCTTTCGGGCAGGAAGTGTTCTGGACATGCTGCCCATACTGCAGTGTGAGGTACCAGTATCTTAGACAATTTGTGAACAAATCTTTACGCTGCCAGACATGCTCAAAGGTCTTCGTGGGTTATGATATAGGTGCACAAGGTGTTTCCTTGGGATCCAAGATGGGTCAGCCAGTTCCTCAAAGTGTGCCTTCGAAACCTGGCTCTAGTCAGCCTGCTGGTTTTCAAGAAAAGGGGGTCTCAAATcagggaaaaaataaaatgggtgttcaaaataataaagccTCCTCAGCATCAAATGCAGGAGCACAAGGATTTGCAAACAGAAAAACTGTTCAACCAGAGCCAGGTGTCAGGACAGGGAGAGGTTCTCAGGGTATCCAGGTTGGAAGTGCTGCCCAGGTCAGTGGGGATTTGAAGACCAAAGAAGCGGATAGTCATAATGCCAATCCTTTGCATGGTAGAAATGAAGCTGGGATATCCAATGGTGACGCTATTAATGGAGAAAAAGGAgagctgaaaaataaaagcaggAAAAGGAGCAGGAAGATAGTAGTGGAGTCCAGTGAGAGTTATGATACGTCAAGTCAATCTGATGATGAAGATGTGACTATGAAAGGAAACTCTGGTGATACTGATATGAAGCCTGATCCTACTCATGTCCATCCACGGAGATCCTCACGGAAAAGACAGAATGTCTCATATAAGGAACCTGATGAGGATGCTCTTGCTAGCTCCCGCAAGAGAGAGCAAGCAACCAAAGAGGATAATGGAAAAGAGCAAATGGATGCTTTAGAAGGTGAAGACTCAAAGCACGACAATCAAAAGAGTTTTCCTACTGACATAAATTACTCTAAGCAAGAAAGTAAAGTAATGGGAAGTGTTCATTCTGAAGAAAGCTTGCGGAGCAAGGATGCTGGTTCTgataaaaaaggaaagaaggtgGAAACAGGTGGTAAGTCGAGCAGTGGTGCTGATACAGTTGAGATTGAAAGTGACTCTGACCAAGACTCATTTTCTAGTAACAAATCAGAAGCAGGCTTGTGCCACTGTCCTGATCCAGAATTTAGTGATTTTGATAAGGAGCGAGATGAAAACTGTTTTGATGTTAATCAATTCTGGGCTTTGTATGATACATTGGATGGCATGCCAAGATTCTATGCTAAAGTGAAAAAGGTATGTTCTTCTCCATTTGAATTGAGCATCACGTGGTTAGAAGCTGATCCTATAGATGAAGCTTACGAGAAATGGGTAGAAGAGGAGTTGCCTGTTGGTTGTGGCCGTTTTAGGCTTGGCAAAACCGAGGAAACGTCAATACGTCTATCATTTTCTCATCAAGTGCGTTGTGAGAAAGGCAAGAAGAGAGGTTCTTTAATCATATACCCAAGAAAAGGTGAAGTTTGGGCTCTTTTCAGGGACTGGGATATAAGCTGGAGCTCCAACCCGGAGAATCATAAACAGTTCAAATATGAAGTTGTTGAGGTGCTCTCAGATTTTGTTGCAGGAACCGGCATAAAAGTTGGTTATTTGGATAAAGTTGCAGGATTTGTGAGCCTTTTTCAGGGAGTTGGTCAATGTGAGACTAACTCGTTTCTGATACAGCCCAATGAGCTGTACAAGTTCTCCCACCGTGTTCCTAGTGTCAAAATGACCGGCTCTGAAAGACAAGGAGTGCCGATAGGTTCTTTTGAACTCGATCCTGCTTCCCTACCTTCAAATCCTGATGACTTGTATTACCCTGGCAAAGCAAAGACGGGCTGTAGAAATATTGATCCTGGGGTAAATTGTTCACTGCCAGAATCGATCAAGGAAAAGGGTAAAACTGTGGAATCTAAGGGTAAGAGTACTCCAAAAAAGTCTGTGGATTCGGAAGGGATTAATGTGGACATGTCTAAGCTCCGGAGATCACCTAGAGGATTGAATGTTGTTAGGCAAACCGCAAGTTGA